The Pirellulales bacterium genome contains a region encoding:
- a CDS encoding basic secretory protein-like protein: MKASIALLLALCVSTLARADTSGETPKKADEVWTGKTVDARGIGVTVTFDTSEAPDLKEWGEKAGKVAADWYPKIDKLLESPGFSPPKSVEIRFRKDYHGLAMTIASTITIQPDWVRKHPDDIGMVVHELTHVVQSYRHRGNTPGWLVEGIADYIRIVKYEPGVRRPRLNPDKAKYTDAYKTTAIFLEWTEKQYDPNLVKKLNAALRAGSYKEAMWKDATGKSLDDLWTEFADSLRKPKHAAK; encoded by the coding sequence ATGAAAGCCTCGATCGCACTATTGCTCGCGCTCTGCGTATCTACACTTGCCCGTGCCGATACCTCGGGCGAAACGCCGAAAAAGGCCGACGAGGTTTGGACCGGGAAAACGGTCGATGCCCGCGGGATCGGGGTTACGGTGACGTTCGACACGTCCGAAGCGCCCGATCTCAAGGAATGGGGCGAGAAGGCGGGCAAAGTTGCCGCGGACTGGTATCCGAAGATCGACAAACTGCTGGAAAGCCCCGGGTTTTCGCCGCCAAAATCGGTCGAAATCCGCTTTCGCAAAGATTACCACGGCTTGGCCATGACCATCGCCAGCACGATCACGATCCAGCCCGATTGGGTTCGCAAGCATCCCGACGACATCGGCATGGTGGTCCACGAACTGACGCACGTCGTACAATCGTATCGCCATCGAGGCAATACGCCGGGCTGGTTGGTCGAGGGCATCGCCGATTATATCCGCATCGTGAAATACGAGCCTGGCGTCCGGCGCCCCCGCCTGAATCCGGACAAAGCGAAATACACCGACGCTTACAAGACGACGGCCATTTTCCTCGAATGGACTGAAAAGCAATACGACCCGAACTTGGTCAAGAAGTTGAACGCCGCACTGCGGGCCGGAAGCTATAAAGAAGCGATGTGGAAAGATGCCACCGGCAAATCGCTCGACGATCTTTGGACCGAATTCGCCGATTCGCTGCGAAAACCGAAGCATGCCGCGAAATGA
- a CDS encoding P-II family nitrogen regulator has protein sequence MKMIIAVIQPTRLNAVRDALNKLEVTRMTVCDAQGFARQRGQTEMYRGHEYKTHLLRKIALEIVVNDDFLERTVDTLASVARTGSEGTIGDGKIFVLPALETIQLFGEVRGPEAV, from the coding sequence ATGAAAATGATCATCGCCGTCATCCAGCCCACAAGGCTGAACGCGGTGCGCGATGCGCTAAACAAACTCGAAGTCACACGGATGACCGTGTGCGACGCGCAAGGTTTTGCCCGGCAGCGCGGGCAGACGGAAATGTACCGCGGCCACGAATACAAGACGCATCTGTTGCGGAAAATCGCGCTCGAAATTGTCGTGAACGACGATTTCTTGGAACGCACCGTGGATACGCTCGCGTCGGTCGCCCGCACCGGTTCCGAGGGCACCATCGGCGACGGAAAAATCTTCGTACTGCCGGCCCTCGAAACGATCCAACTGTTCGGCGAAGTGCGCGGCCCCGAAGCGGTCTAA
- a CDS encoding PEP-CTERM sorting domain-containing protein gives MPGATYDVQLWGLDDRTCCGGRTENFSGATGDADASSTFSLNSNISIIGTFVADGSGQQAIYVNGPGGPNNLNAFSVQALPVPEPATIALFGISSLGLCVFIRRHQNGER, from the coding sequence ATGCCCGGCGCGACGTACGATGTGCAGCTTTGGGGACTGGATGATCGGACTTGCTGCGGTGGCAGGACGGAAAACTTTTCCGGAGCCACCGGCGACGCGGATGCATCAAGCACTTTTTCGCTGAATAGCAACATTTCGATCATTGGAACGTTCGTCGCCGACGGCAGCGGCCAACAGGCGATCTACGTCAACGGCCCAGGAGGCCCAAACAATCTCAATGCATTCTCGGTTCAGGCCCTGCCGGTGCCGGAACCGGCCACGATCGCGCTGTTCGGCATCAGCTCGCTGGGATTGTGTGTTTTCATCCGCCGCCACCAAAACGGCGAACGATAG
- a CDS encoding vitamin K epoxide reductase family protein yields the protein MMDTVPTSSVADAVRVDSRPGMLWAVPALAAVALLLSLYLSSSAAPTAQPVGCSASAGCRDVLNSRWSRWLGIPVSNLAAVVYGSMILASLMLGRVDGGSRRRFAAMAIVGTSVLAAVSAVWFLGLQALAVKSLCPYCLAVNCCGLLTGAWVLCVGRRLLRHRDWRATVSAAVAGVALLIAGQWFVPPKSFAIEPAASFQVPGGRFDMLPGHAPTVRSPRTEHYIVMLSDYACPHCRQTHQVLENTLARYGGRIGVIVLPTPLDRKCNAMLVDSAPPEPQDCALNRLALAVWCADPKAFAPMDHWLMDSHQVRLEAEARAHAAELVGSAKLAAAETDPRIDGILRQDAQLFALLKGGKLPQLLFGATHLIGELSDSDELEAAIQREWGLSPNPR from the coding sequence ATGATGGACACCGTTCCCACTTCGTCCGTCGCCGATGCGGTGCGAGTTGATTCTCGGCCAGGAATGCTTTGGGCCGTGCCCGCGCTCGCGGCAGTGGCGTTGCTGTTGAGCCTGTATTTATCTTCGTCGGCTGCGCCAACGGCCCAGCCCGTCGGATGCAGCGCCTCGGCCGGATGCCGAGACGTGTTGAACTCCCGTTGGTCGCGCTGGCTAGGAATTCCGGTAAGCAATCTCGCCGCGGTCGTTTACGGTTCGATGATTCTCGCCAGCTTGATGCTTGGCCGGGTGGATGGTGGCTCTCGACGGCGGTTTGCTGCCATGGCGATTGTCGGCACATCCGTGCTGGCTGCGGTCTCGGCAGTTTGGTTTCTCGGTTTGCAAGCGTTGGCGGTGAAGAGCCTTTGCCCTTATTGCCTGGCGGTGAATTGCTGCGGGTTGCTGACCGGTGCATGGGTTCTATGCGTTGGCCGCCGACTGCTGCGGCACCGCGATTGGCGCGCAACGGTTTCGGCGGCCGTGGCAGGTGTTGCCCTGCTGATTGCCGGCCAATGGTTCGTTCCCCCGAAATCATTTGCAATTGAACCGGCTGCGTCGTTTCAGGTCCCCGGCGGGCGATTCGATATGCTTCCCGGCCATGCGCCCACGGTCAGGTCGCCGCGGACGGAGCATTACATTGTCATGCTTAGCGACTATGCTTGTCCGCATTGCCGGCAGACGCACCAAGTGCTCGAAAACACATTGGCCCGGTATGGAGGACGGATCGGCGTAATCGTTTTGCCTACACCGCTCGATCGGAAATGCAATGCGATGCTGGTCGACTCCGCACCGCCCGAACCGCAAGACTGCGCGTTGAACCGATTGGCGCTTGCGGTGTGGTGTGCGGATCCGAAAGCCTTTGCTCCGATGGACCATTGGCTCATGGATTCTCACCAAGTGCGGCTCGAGGCGGAGGCCCGAGCGCACGCCGCCGAACTTGTCGGTTCGGCGAAGCTGGCGGCCGCGGAAACGGATCCGCGAATCGATGGGATCTTGCGGCAAGATGCTCAGCTTTTTGCGCTGTTAAAGGGCGGGAAGCTGCCTCAGCTTCTCTTCGGTGCGACGCACCTCATCGGCGAACTGTCCGATAGCGACGAACTGGAGGCGGCGATCCAGCGCGAGTGGGGACTCTCTCCCAATCCGCGATGA
- a CDS encoding c-type cytochrome domain-containing protein, giving the protein MHLQRILIVAVVTVAAMSAIADRSLAADAKPSAAGPKLTYDDDVRPILREHCFSCHNQNMAKSGLALDSYAKLMAGGSSGEVVLAGDVDSSRLWALASHAEMPYMPPMQDKLPDKKLATIRQWIETGAAENSGSKVATKKKASFALATNGLAGKPSGPPAMPEHLWRQPVIYTPRLGAITALAASPWAPLVAVAGQREVVLYNSDSLEELGVLPFPEGTPYCLRFSRNGSLLLVGGGQGGQSGCAVAFDVKTGRRVLKVGDELDAVLACDINNDQSLIALGGPQKIVRIFSTQTLEQVAEIKKHTDWIYAVEFSPDGVLLATADRSAGLFVWEAATAREYLNLQGHKAAITALSWRDDSNVLVSASEDGNLKLFEMQEGKEIKNIGAHGGGALCVSFAHDGRLVSAGRDLVPKLWDGNGNALKNLSGFPEPVMHAVFTHDGGRVVAADWSGQVRVYTVADGKQVGSLAANPPTLAMLVERTAGQAAAAQGAADQAAAAFAAGDKRLHDLAAAAKSAADASAMAAQRAQQAVVERIAAEKSVAELAAALKDAGARFNSTQAAANAAAAEHSAADKALQEKRAAANVAAQMIAVQKVKQADAANKNFAATKAVADKAEAERSAAAQVAAKKAEIDGLKAKEFATAKLALDQATSRKSDADRLLAAKTTAAHQAQAPVAPAKAAADKSASEKATLEKQVAELKAASDRAAAQVVQARSAAERAVSEKVAFEQMPARLAAALEEVQHKMTTLEAQASAAENERLAAAKAVEGKKAEAKPFADKLAAAKSKLKQAVSGQIETEKLIAAKTQAIQAALEKLASLQTANAPADPLAAMQKTIAQRVAERQEIEKTMADKSAAAKAAVDDLPAAQSDYDRRLATQAEAEKLLALKTQAATAAQAAVVAAKDAFDKASADKLAFESAYSPKQ; this is encoded by the coding sequence ATGCACTTGCAGCGAATCCTGATCGTGGCGGTCGTCACCGTTGCCGCGATGTCGGCGATTGCGGATCGCTCGCTGGCCGCTGACGCCAAGCCCAGCGCGGCGGGTCCGAAATTGACCTACGACGACGACGTGCGGCCGATTCTGCGCGAACACTGCTTCTCGTGCCACAACCAGAACATGGCCAAGAGCGGATTGGCGCTCGATAGCTATGCCAAGCTGATGGCCGGCGGGTCGAGTGGCGAAGTGGTGCTCGCGGGCGACGTGGATAGCTCTCGGCTCTGGGCGTTGGCTAGCCATGCCGAAATGCCCTACATGCCGCCGATGCAAGACAAACTGCCGGACAAGAAGCTGGCGACGATTCGGCAGTGGATCGAAACCGGGGCGGCGGAAAACTCCGGCTCGAAAGTGGCCACGAAGAAAAAAGCGTCGTTCGCCTTGGCCACCAACGGTCTCGCCGGCAAACCCAGCGGTCCGCCCGCGATGCCGGAGCATCTGTGGCGGCAACCGGTGATTTATACGCCCCGCTTGGGCGCGATCACGGCGTTGGCGGCCAGCCCTTGGGCGCCGCTCGTGGCCGTGGCTGGGCAACGCGAAGTCGTGCTCTACAATTCGGATTCGCTCGAAGAACTCGGCGTGCTCCCCTTTCCCGAGGGCACCCCCTATTGCCTGCGGTTCAGCCGCAACGGCTCGCTGTTGCTCGTCGGCGGTGGGCAAGGGGGCCAATCGGGCTGCGCCGTCGCATTCGATGTAAAAACCGGGCGGCGCGTGCTCAAAGTCGGCGACGAACTCGACGCGGTGCTGGCCTGCGATATCAACAACGATCAATCGCTCATTGCGCTCGGCGGCCCGCAGAAAATCGTGCGAATTTTTTCCACCCAAACGCTCGAGCAAGTGGCGGAAATCAAGAAACACACCGACTGGATCTACGCCGTCGAATTCAGTCCCGACGGCGTGCTGCTGGCCACCGCGGATCGCAGCGCGGGGCTGTTCGTGTGGGAAGCGGCGACGGCCCGCGAATATCTGAATCTGCAAGGACACAAAGCCGCGATTACGGCCCTCAGTTGGCGCGACGATTCGAATGTGCTGGTCTCGGCCAGCGAAGATGGCAACCTGAAGCTGTTCGAAATGCAGGAAGGCAAGGAAATCAAAAACATCGGCGCGCATGGCGGCGGAGCGCTGTGCGTCTCGTTCGCACACGATGGCCGGCTGGTGAGTGCCGGCCGCGATCTTGTGCCCAAGCTGTGGGACGGCAACGGCAATGCACTCAAGAATCTATCGGGCTTTCCCGAACCGGTCATGCACGCCGTGTTCACGCACGACGGCGGCCGCGTCGTGGCGGCCGATTGGAGCGGGCAGGTGCGGGTCTACACGGTCGCCGATGGCAAGCAGGTCGGCTCTCTGGCCGCGAATCCGCCCACGCTCGCCATGCTGGTCGAGCGGACCGCCGGGCAAGCCGCGGCGGCGCAAGGCGCCGCCGACCAAGCCGCTGCCGCTTTTGCCGCCGGCGATAAGCGACTGCATGACTTGGCCGCGGCGGCGAAATCAGCGGCCGATGCATCGGCGATGGCCGCGCAGCGCGCCCAGCAAGCAGTTGTCGAGCGCATCGCGGCTGAAAAAAGTGTCGCCGAGCTTGCCGCCGCGCTGAAAGATGCGGGCGCTCGCTTCAACAGTACACAGGCCGCGGCAAACGCCGCCGCGGCAGAGCATTCCGCGGCGGACAAGGCGCTACAAGAAAAGAGGGCGGCCGCAAACGTAGCGGCGCAAATGATTGCCGTACAAAAGGTGAAACAGGCTGACGCGGCCAATAAGAATTTTGCCGCCACCAAAGCCGTGGCCGACAAGGCCGAAGCCGAACGATCGGCCGCCGCGCAAGTCGCCGCTAAAAAGGCCGAGATCGATGGCCTCAAGGCGAAAGAGTTCGCGACAGCAAAATTGGCCCTCGATCAGGCGACCTCAAGAAAGAGCGATGCCGATCGGTTGCTCGCCGCCAAGACAACCGCCGCGCACCAGGCGCAAGCCCCCGTGGCTCCGGCAAAGGCCGCGGCCGACAAATCGGCGAGTGAAAAAGCCACGCTCGAAAAGCAAGTTGCCGAGTTGAAAGCGGCAAGCGATCGGGCGGCGGCGCAAGTTGTCCAGGCCCGTTCGGCCGCCGAAAGAGCGGTTAGCGAGAAGGTGGCTTTCGAGCAAATGCCGGCTCGCCTCGCCGCAGCGCTCGAAGAAGTCCAGCACAAGATGACCACGCTCGAGGCGCAGGCCTCGGCAGCGGAAAACGAACGGCTAGCCGCGGCAAAGGCGGTCGAAGGAAAGAAGGCCGAGGCGAAGCCGTTCGCCGACAAACTCGCGGCAGCGAAATCGAAGCTAAAGCAAGCCGTATCGGGCCAGATCGAAACCGAGAAACTGATTGCCGCCAAAACGCAAGCGATTCAAGCTGCGCTCGAAAAACTGGCCTCGCTGCAAACAGCCAATGCTCCGGCCGATCCATTGGCGGCAATGCAGAAAACGATCGCTCAACGGGTGGCCGAGCGGCAAGAAATCGAAAAGACGATGGCCGACAAATCGGCAGCGGCGAAAGCAGCGGTCGACGATTTGCCTGCGGCGCAGAGCGATTACGATCGGCGCCTCGCTACACAAGCCGAAGCCGAAAAGCTGCTCGCCTTGAAGACGCAAGCAGCAACCGCGGCGCAAGCGGCCGTCGTTGCCGCAAAAGACGCCTTCGACAAAGCCTCGGCCGACAAATTGGCTTTCGAATCGGCCTATTCGCCGAAGCAATAG
- the galE gene encoding UDP-glucose 4-epimerase GalE has translation MNVFVTGGAGYIGSVVAEQLVASGESVVVFDNLSQGHRTAVPAEAVFFEGDLFDRAAIDAALAQHRPDAVMHFAAHSCVGDSMIRPFEYLGRNVVYGLNLLQSLVEHGVRRFILSSTASLFGVPERLPIAEDERIMPGSPYGESKYMLERTLPWLEQVYGLRYASLRYFNAAGATADHGEDHHPEQHLIPTVLRKALADGEDAVVTIFGDDYPTPDGTCVRDYIHVADLAQAHVLALRALDQQSRVYNLGNGQGFSVRQVIEAARRITGRPIPVRVGPRRPGDPPILVASSEKIRRELGWQPAFPELEQIIDSAWQWHRRNPAGYDDRAAAAVVSPK, from the coding sequence ATGAATGTCTTCGTCACTGGCGGAGCCGGATATATCGGCAGTGTCGTCGCCGAGCAACTCGTCGCCAGCGGCGAATCCGTGGTCGTCTTCGACAACCTATCGCAAGGGCATCGGACGGCAGTGCCCGCGGAGGCGGTGTTTTTCGAAGGGGACCTGTTCGACCGGGCGGCGATCGATGCGGCGTTGGCCCAGCATCGGCCGGATGCGGTGATGCATTTTGCCGCGCATTCCTGTGTGGGCGATTCGATGATTCGCCCGTTCGAATACCTGGGCCGCAATGTCGTTTACGGGCTGAACCTATTGCAGAGCCTTGTCGAGCATGGGGTGCGGCGATTCATTCTCTCTTCCACGGCCAGCTTGTTCGGCGTTCCTGAACGGCTGCCGATCGCCGAAGATGAGCGGATCATGCCTGGAAGTCCCTATGGCGAATCGAAGTATATGCTCGAGCGAACATTGCCGTGGTTGGAGCAAGTGTACGGCTTGCGCTACGCGTCGCTGCGCTATTTCAACGCCGCCGGCGCAACCGCCGATCACGGCGAAGACCATCATCCCGAGCAGCACCTGATTCCGACCGTGCTGCGCAAGGCATTGGCCGACGGCGAAGATGCGGTGGTGACGATTTTTGGCGACGACTATCCGACGCCGGACGGCACCTGTGTGCGCGACTACATCCACGTGGCGGACCTCGCCCAAGCCCATGTGCTCGCCCTGCGGGCCTTGGACCAGCAGAGCCGGGTTTACAATCTGGGCAACGGTCAGGGGTTCAGCGTGCGGCAGGTGATCGAAGCTGCGCGGCGGATCACGGGCCGGCCGATACCGGTGCGAGTCGGGCCGCGTCGGCCGGGTGATCCGCCGATCCTTGTGGCGAGCAGTGAAAAAATTCGCCGCGAGTTGGGTTGGCAGCCGGCGTTTCCGGAGCTCGAACAGATTATCGACAGCGCGTGGCAGTGGCACCGGAGAAACCCGGCCGGTTACGACGACCGGGCCGCCGCGGCGGTTGTCAGCCCGAAATAG
- a CDS encoding aspartate aminotransferase family protein produces MSERELQRDRDHLIHPLHSRALADEAHVWTAGRGAILIDNHGREFLDALAGLWNVIVGHGRAELGRAAADQMDRLAYASAYSGSTNPRAIELAERLAAICYPRINRFFFTCGGAEANESAFKTARCFWKLAGKPDKTKIVSRTWAYHGTTLAAMSATGIASYWPMFEPRVPGFVQIEGPYPYRFRPPAELPPGDTRSPGQIAADLLEEAILREGADTVAAFIGEPVQGAGGVIVPPDDYWPRIRRICDRHNVLLIADEVITGFGRTGDWFALSRYGIEPDMATFAKGITSGYFPLGGLGVSDAIAAALDSATGDRTWMHAFTYSGHPAGCAVALANLDILEREHLLARAAELGRQLLGRLQTLASHPHVGEVRGLGLLAAVELVADKQTRAEFPASEQIGRRVHAATQRRGMFTRLRGDIYNLAPCYVASDAQIDRMVEILGESIEEVLGK; encoded by the coding sequence GTGTCCGAACGAGAACTCCAACGCGATCGCGATCATCTGATCCATCCGCTCCACAGCCGCGCGCTGGCCGATGAGGCACACGTCTGGACCGCCGGCCGCGGGGCGATTCTGATCGACAACCACGGGCGCGAGTTTCTCGACGCGCTGGCCGGATTATGGAATGTGATCGTCGGCCACGGCCGCGCCGAGCTGGGCCGCGCCGCCGCCGACCAGATGGACCGACTCGCCTACGCCTCGGCCTATTCCGGCAGCACGAATCCCCGGGCCATCGAATTGGCCGAACGCCTGGCGGCAATCTGTTATCCGCGGATCAACCGCTTTTTCTTTACCTGCGGTGGTGCGGAGGCGAATGAATCGGCCTTCAAGACGGCCCGCTGTTTTTGGAAACTGGCCGGCAAGCCGGACAAGACAAAAATCGTCAGCCGCACCTGGGCCTACCATGGCACGACGCTGGCTGCGATGTCGGCCACGGGGATCGCCTCGTATTGGCCGATGTTCGAGCCGCGCGTTCCCGGATTCGTGCAGATCGAAGGGCCGTATCCGTATCGCTTTCGTCCGCCGGCCGAGCTTCCGCCAGGCGACACGCGCTCTCCCGGCCAGATCGCGGCCGATCTATTGGAAGAAGCGATTTTGCGCGAAGGGGCCGACACCGTGGCGGCCTTCATTGGCGAACCGGTGCAAGGAGCCGGCGGCGTCATCGTTCCGCCCGACGATTATTGGCCGCGAATTCGCCGGATCTGCGATCGCCACAACGTGCTGTTGATCGCCGACGAGGTGATCACCGGCTTCGGCCGCACGGGCGATTGGTTCGCCCTGTCGCGCTATGGCATCGAGCCCGATATGGCGACGTTTGCCAAAGGCATCACGAGCGGCTATTTTCCGCTTGGCGGATTGGGCGTGAGCGATGCGATCGCCGCGGCGCTTGACAGCGCTACAGGCGATCGAACTTGGATGCACGCGTTCACCTATTCAGGCCACCCGGCCGGTTGCGCGGTCGCGCTGGCGAATCTCGATATTCTGGAGCGCGAACATCTCTTGGCCCGCGCAGCCGAGCTAGGCCGGCAATTGCTGGGGCGATTGCAAACGTTGGCATCGCACCCGCACGTCGGCGAAGTGCGCGGGCTGGGGCTATTGGCGGCGGTCGAACTGGTGGCCGACAAGCAAACGCGGGCCGAATTCCCCGCCTCGGAGCAGATCGGCCGCCGCGTTCACGCCGCCACGCAGCGCCGCGGCATGTTCACGCGCCTCCGCGGCGACATCTACAACCTCGCCCCCTGCTATGTGGCGAGCGACGCTCAAATCGACCGCATGGTCGAAATCCTCGGCGAATCGATCGAAGAAGTGCTCGGAAAGTAG
- a CDS encoding trypsin-like peptidase domain-containing protein produces MRSALQRKPACTAARMARLAMAALALAAITIANPAPLRASDDRRTPVVRAVEAVRDSVVNIHGQKILNPGEDPTIHGEGPRRVNGMGTGVVIDERGYILTNFHVVDGVQKIEVTLRGGGDFVAQQISTDPTFDLAIIKIDCPQKLPVIPIGTSSDLMVGESVVAVGNAYGYENTVSSGIVSALHRSVQVSDTQGYDDLIQTDASINPGNSGGPLVNIDGQMIGVNVAVRAGAQGIGFAIPIDKAMRIAGKLLSVERLENNWHGIITEDKPGSHSELVVESVDKESPGAHVGLKSGDVITEVGKQEIARSLDFERALLGHKPGDEVPLVIQRNDQAVKVTLVLAAMPARPAADDDLAWTVLGLRLSPISAADFKQYQSRYRGGLMVNEIRPGSPASRQGLRQSDVLVGMHIWETVNLDNVSYILNRPDFADLDPVKFYILRGSETLYGHFTIAQTKKVASR; encoded by the coding sequence ATGCGATCTGCTCTGCAACGCAAGCCGGCATGTACCGCCGCCCGGATGGCTCGCCTCGCCATGGCAGCATTGGCCTTGGCTGCTATCACCATCGCCAACCCTGCTCCGCTTCGTGCGTCCGACGACCGTCGCACGCCGGTCGTTCGCGCGGTGGAAGCAGTGCGCGATTCGGTGGTTAATATTCATGGGCAAAAAATCCTGAACCCCGGCGAAGATCCGACGATCCACGGCGAAGGCCCGCGACGCGTCAACGGCATGGGCACCGGCGTGGTGATCGACGAACGGGGTTATATCCTCACGAACTTCCACGTCGTCGATGGCGTCCAGAAAATCGAAGTCACTCTGCGTGGCGGCGGCGATTTCGTTGCCCAGCAGATTTCAACCGATCCCACGTTCGACCTGGCGATCATCAAAATCGATTGCCCCCAGAAACTGCCCGTGATTCCCATCGGCACTTCGAGCGATCTGATGGTCGGCGAATCGGTGGTCGCCGTCGGAAACGCCTATGGCTATGAGAACACGGTTTCCAGCGGCATCGTCAGCGCGCTGCATCGCTCGGTCCAGGTCAGCGATACGCAAGGCTACGACGATCTGATTCAAACCGACGCGAGCATCAATCCGGGCAATTCGGGCGGGCCGCTGGTGAATATCGATGGGCAGATGATCGGCGTCAATGTCGCCGTGCGGGCCGGGGCACAGGGCATCGGCTTCGCGATCCCGATCGACAAGGCCATGCGAATCGCGGGCAAACTCCTGTCCGTCGAACGATTGGAAAACAATTGGCACGGTATCATCACCGAAGACAAACCAGGCTCGCATTCCGAGTTGGTCGTCGAATCGGTCGACAAGGAGAGCCCGGGCGCACACGTCGGCCTGAAAAGCGGCGACGTGATCACTGAAGTCGGCAAGCAGGAAATCGCCCGCTCGCTCGACTTCGAGCGGGCCCTCCTGGGCCACAAGCCGGGCGATGAAGTGCCGCTGGTGATTCAGCGCAACGATCAGGCGGTGAAAGTGACCCTCGTGCTGGCCGCCATGCCGGCGCGCCCCGCGGCCGACGACGATCTGGCTTGGACCGTGTTGGGCCTGCGGCTTTCGCCGATCAGCGCGGCCGACTTCAAACAATATCAGAGCCGTTATCGCGGCGGGCTGATGGTCAACGAAATCCGGCCCGGCAGCCCCGCCTCGCGCCAAGGCCTGCGGCAGAGCGATGTGCTGGTCGGCATGCACATTTGGGAAACGGTCAATCTCGACAACGTCAGCTACATCCTCAACCGGCCCGATTTCGCCGACCTCGACCCGGTGAAGTTCTACATTCTCCGCGGCAGCGAAACGCTCTACGGCCACTTCACGATCGCCCAAACGAAGAAGGTGGCCTCGCGATAA
- a CDS encoding HEAT repeat domain-containing protein, translating to MSEGLETTLRLLTQTKNEAAASLLIPALDSTHVDIQEGALRVLLDRHSEAGSHEIVRRLHLINERWEAIIDQRQGRLTQALRDAVLAKQPQLCANGCRGVLWFREYDLLPALITAAEDESNPNRELVATTLLKLAELLYDELAMRRDYRNRRDPQLVRRHVLGNLEQSVRRYPRHQVGAVIEAFLLLVHRDNVTLKQILLDPLDPVYRPLVDVLTHGQRGGVIRLILSFLDDSRMPSSAVTILAHRSDARFVEALVRKIGAEPSPAIVANLKRIENFAWLQSEPALLEPLDEAGQYAAVQLAMRSGMNRRAVYKMIEFLLQRGNEGGRRAASAALEQFSGADANSLCLRALADRSPQVQANALRQLRSRGIPGALTRLVEMIESPHEIVRIAVRESLAEFNFKRFLAAYDMLDNEVRRSTGLMVRMIDPAAIPQLLEELAAKSRTRRLRAITVAVSMGAAVDVEPQLLERLGDEDHVVRAEAARALGRCNTPAAWHALGEACRDRSVVVQEAAEESLMHLQQLSVGRRGG from the coding sequence TTGAGCGAAGGCCTGGAAACAACGCTGCGATTGCTCACCCAAACCAAGAATGAGGCGGCCGCGAGCCTGCTCATTCCGGCCTTGGATAGCACGCACGTCGACATTCAAGAAGGGGCGCTGCGCGTACTTCTCGATCGCCATAGCGAGGCGGGAAGCCACGAAATCGTCCGCCGGCTGCATCTGATCAACGAACGTTGGGAAGCCATCATCGACCAGCGCCAAGGCCGACTGACGCAAGCCCTGCGCGATGCCGTGCTGGCAAAGCAGCCGCAACTCTGCGCCAACGGCTGCCGTGGCGTGCTCTGGTTCCGCGAATATGATCTATTGCCGGCGCTAATCACGGCCGCGGAAGACGAGTCGAACCCGAACCGCGAACTGGTTGCCACGACGCTGCTAAAACTGGCCGAATTGCTCTACGACGAACTCGCGATGCGACGCGATTATCGGAATCGCCGCGATCCGCAGTTGGTGCGCCGGCATGTGCTGGGCAATCTCGAGCAATCAGTGCGCCGCTATCCCAGGCATCAGGTGGGAGCCGTAATCGAAGCGTTCTTGCTGCTGGTGCACCGCGATAACGTAACGCTAAAGCAGATCCTGCTCGACCCGCTCGATCCGGTGTATCGCCCCTTGGTCGACGTGCTCACCCACGGCCAGCGCGGCGGCGTGATCCGCCTTATCTTGAGTTTCTTGGACGATTCGCGCATGCCGTCGTCGGCCGTCACGATCCTCGCGCACCGCAGCGATGCCCGATTCGTCGAGGCGCTGGTGCGCAAAATCGGGGCCGAGCCGTCGCCGGCGATCGTCGCAAATCTTAAGCGGATCGAGAATTTCGCCTGGTTGCAAAGCGAACCGGCTCTGCTCGAACCGCTCGATGAAGCCGGGCAATATGCCGCCGTGCAGCTTGCGATGCGATCGGGAATGAATCGACGCGCGGTGTACAAAATGATCGAGTTCTTGCTCCAGCGCGGCAACGAGGGGGGGCGACGCGCCGCCTCGGCCGCCCTCGAGCAATTCAGCGGCGCCGACGCCAATTCGCTTTGCCTGCGGGCGCTCGCCGATCGCTCGCCGCAAGTGCAGGCCAATGCCCTGCGGCAACTGCGCAGCCGCGGAATTCCCGGCGCGCTCACTCGGCTAGTCGAGATGATCGAAAGCCCGCACGAAATCGTGCGCATTGCGGTGCGCGAAAGCTTGGCCGAATTCAATTTCAAACGATTTCTCGCGGCTTACGACATGCTCGACAACGAAGTGCGCCGCAGCACCGGCCTGATGGTCCGCATGATCGATCCCGCTGCCATCCCGCAATTGCTCGAAGAATTGGCCGCAAAATCGCGAACACGGCGGCTGCGGGCGATCACGGTTGCCGTGTCGATGGGAGCCGCGGTGGATGTCGAACCGCAACTGCTCGAGCGGCTTGGCGACGAGGATCACGTCGTTCGCGCCGAAGCGGCCCGAGCCCTCGGCCGTTGCAATACGCCGGCGGCGTGGCACGCGCTCGGCGAAGCCTGCCGCGATCGGAGCGTCGTCGTGCAAGAGGCCGCGGAAGAAAGCTTGATGCATCTGCAGCAGCTTTCGGTCGGGCGACGAGGGGGGTAA